The following proteins come from a genomic window of Paenibacillus swuensis:
- a CDS encoding SPL family radical SAM protein produces MAKLTRYESIQSKTMLNSVKATSMPFNYSLNPYRGCQHGCSFCYARSTHAFLGERTDDTFQHHIFLKNNAADALREQLVKASRSKQGLDRFGPVAIGTATDPYQQIESRAMLTRQCLEVLAEYEVPVSVTTRSPLILRDLELLKRMKVASINLSVHTVNTNVWRRFEPSTPSPAKRLDTVKTLVEEGLPAGIFMAPILPLITDTDNELDLFVRVAAASKASFVMPSFLRLNTSEVKYWFFETLRTHYPEFVTTYASYYHASHHLPDGYRLPMKKKVHTLLARYGLADKEPFIRPPENATPDLPEGPIQLSFTF; encoded by the coding sequence ATGGCCAAGCTCACCAGATATGAATCCATTCAGTCCAAGACGATGCTCAATAGTGTCAAAGCTACATCCATGCCCTTTAATTACTCCTTGAACCCTTATCGCGGATGTCAACACGGTTGCAGCTTCTGCTATGCCCGGTCCACACATGCTTTCCTGGGAGAACGCACGGACGATACGTTTCAACATCATATTTTTCTGAAGAATAATGCAGCCGATGCGCTTCGGGAACAGCTTGTGAAGGCATCCAGATCCAAGCAAGGTTTGGACCGCTTTGGTCCAGTCGCCATAGGCACGGCGACAGATCCCTACCAACAGATTGAGAGCAGGGCTATGCTTACCCGCCAATGCCTGGAAGTGTTGGCGGAGTATGAGGTGCCGGTGTCCGTTACCACACGGTCTCCATTGATTCTCCGCGATCTGGAACTACTTAAACGCATGAAAGTGGCGTCCATCAATTTAAGTGTCCATACCGTCAACACCAATGTTTGGCGCCGCTTCGAACCTTCGACTCCTTCACCGGCGAAGCGCTTGGATACCGTAAAGACACTGGTGGAAGAAGGCTTGCCCGCAGGCATTTTCATGGCCCCCATCCTTCCGCTGATTACAGATACAGACAACGAATTGGACTTATTTGTTCGGGTCGCCGCGGCGAGCAAGGCTTCCTTCGTGATGCCATCCTTTCTGAGGCTTAATACCTCCGAAGTGAAATATTGGTTTTTCGAAACGCTGAGGACGCACTACCCGGAATTCGTAACCACTTATGCATCGTATTATCATGCTTCACACCACCTGCCAGATGGTTACCGTCTTCCCATGAAGAAGAAAGTTCATACTCTGCTCGCTCGTTATGGTTTGGCTGACAAGGAACCGTTTATTCGCCCCCCTGAGAATGCAACCCCGGATCTGCCTGAAGGACCGATTCAGCTCAGCTTTACGTTCTGA
- a CDS encoding nitroreductase family protein, with protein MTQQTQLTAEEVILSRHSVRQFKRDVVIPEEVLTELLTLAHSAPSAWNLQHWRFVVVTEQANKDRLLPLAYGQQQVSDASVVVLVLGDVQANLVAETVFADAPEAVRTNMVSQINSAYQNPQVGISSALSNASLAAMQLMLAAKAKGYDTCSMGGFDHAAVVKELNVPERYVPVMMITIGEAAQPGRATGRLPLSDIVIRESF; from the coding sequence ATGACTCAACAAACCCAATTAACAGCGGAAGAAGTTATTCTATCCCGTCATTCCGTTCGTCAGTTCAAGAGAGATGTAGTTATTCCTGAAGAAGTACTTACCGAATTGCTAACCTTGGCGCACAGCGCTCCATCCGCTTGGAACCTGCAACACTGGCGTTTTGTTGTTGTAACCGAGCAAGCTAATAAAGATCGCTTGTTGCCGCTGGCTTACGGGCAGCAACAAGTTTCCGATGCTTCCGTAGTCGTGTTGGTACTAGGTGACGTTCAAGCTAATCTGGTTGCTGAGACGGTTTTCGCCGATGCGCCGGAAGCGGTTCGCACGAACATGGTCTCCCAAATCAACAGCGCTTACCAGAACCCGCAAGTGGGCATCTCGTCCGCGCTAAGCAACGCTTCTCTGGCGGCTATGCAATTGATGCTGGCAGCTAAAGCGAAGGGATACGATACGTGTTCCATGGGCGGTTTCGATCATGCGGCGGTAGTTAAAGAATTGAACGTTCCTGAGCGTTACGTGCCGGTGATGATGATTACGATCGGTGAAGCGGCGCAACCGGGTCGTGCGACAGGACGCCTTCCGTTGTCCGATATTGTCATTCGTGAATCGTTCTAA
- a CDS encoding MATE family efflux transporter: MPSGKPSLTEGPIAKSLFIFSLPILFGNVLQSLNGSINSIWVGQFLGSQALAATSNANIIMFFLISAIFGFAMASVILIGQHLGAQQPYEAKKVVGTSTVFFLILSLIVAAVGLVFTHDILIWLNTPEDVQSMAVAYTRVIFAGVPFMFGYNLIMAVLRGSGDAKTPFYFLLLSAVIDIALNPLLILGLGPLPELGIAGSAYATFIAQSVSLVSLILYLYHKKYFLRITGSDLHLLRINWSIIKTLISKGVPMGLQMIVVSLSNLLLIHLINTYGSDAAAAYGAAMQISNYVQMPAMAIGGAVTSFAAQNIGAGKWDRVSRLTWTGVGFNIALTGILVLLLTWLDREALSLFLPAGSRALELGVHINAVTLWSFILFGIFNVIAGVVRSAGAVIIPLVITFTALLFIRIPLANYLGREYGFDAIWWSFPASFILGAVLNVLYYRYGGWKRARMAQSKNSS, from the coding sequence ATGCCGAGCGGAAAACCCTCTTTAACCGAAGGACCTATAGCCAAGTCACTGTTTATCTTCTCCCTGCCCATTCTATTCGGTAATGTGCTGCAGTCTTTAAACGGTTCCATTAATTCGATCTGGGTTGGACAATTTCTGGGCAGCCAGGCGCTGGCCGCGACCTCCAATGCGAACATTATCATGTTTTTTTTGATCAGCGCCATATTTGGCTTTGCTATGGCTTCTGTCATTCTGATCGGGCAACACCTGGGCGCCCAGCAACCTTATGAGGCGAAGAAAGTGGTTGGCACCAGCACCGTGTTCTTTCTGATTCTGTCCCTGATCGTAGCGGCGGTTGGGTTAGTGTTCACGCATGATATTCTCATTTGGTTAAATACGCCCGAAGATGTTCAGTCCATGGCTGTGGCATACACACGCGTGATCTTTGCGGGGGTTCCGTTCATGTTCGGGTATAACTTGATTATGGCGGTGTTACGGGGCTCAGGTGACGCCAAAACACCTTTCTACTTTCTCCTGCTGTCGGCGGTCATTGATATCGCGCTTAATCCCTTGCTCATACTTGGACTGGGTCCACTGCCCGAGTTGGGCATTGCGGGGTCGGCTTATGCTACCTTTATTGCGCAAAGTGTGAGTTTAGTTTCGTTAATCCTGTACCTTTATCACAAAAAGTATTTCCTGCGCATCACCGGTTCTGATCTCCACCTTCTGCGAATCAACTGGAGTATTATCAAGACGCTGATCAGCAAGGGTGTGCCCATGGGGCTGCAGATGATTGTTGTATCCCTGAGTAACCTGCTGTTAATTCATTTAATTAACACGTATGGTTCAGACGCGGCGGCGGCCTATGGAGCGGCTATGCAAATCTCCAACTACGTTCAGATGCCGGCCATGGCGATCGGCGGGGCGGTAACTTCCTTTGCCGCGCAGAATATCGGTGCGGGCAAGTGGGACCGGGTATCCCGGTTAACCTGGACCGGCGTAGGCTTTAACATTGCGCTAACGGGGATCCTAGTCCTTCTGCTCACATGGCTTGACCGGGAAGCCCTCTCGTTATTTCTTCCCGCAGGCAGCCGCGCGCTGGAGCTTGGTGTTCACATCAATGCGGTGACTCTATGGTCATTTATCCTCTTCGGCATTTTCAATGTTATTGCAGGGGTTGTCCGTTCCGCCGGTGCGGTCATTATTCCTCTGGTCATTACCTTTACGGCCCTGTTGTTTATTCGCATCCCTTTGGCTAACTACTTAGGTCGCGAATACGGATTTGATGCCATATGGTGGAGTTTTCCCGCGAGCTTTATTTTGGGCGCCGTATTGAATGTACTGTATTATCGTTATGGCGGATGGAAACGAGCTCGTATGGCTCAGAGCAAGAATTCGTCTTGA
- a CDS encoding DUF554 domain-containing protein — MVLWGTAVNAAAIIAGGLLGLLLPKLKDGIKETVMQGLGLSVVVLGFSMALKSDNFLVVIACLVAGGIAGELLRIDKGLQWLGTQLERLVGNGGSGKVATGFVTTTLIYCIGAMAVLGSLQSGMEQEHSILYTKSMLDGFSAVIFASTLGVGVLFSAIPVFIYQGIIALAATWIALAFGDVMLNEMITQITAVGGILIIGIGLNVLEIKKVNVANLLPAIVMAALSVPVMALWN; from the coding sequence ATGGTGCTTTGGGGAACAGCGGTGAATGCGGCGGCGATTATAGCAGGAGGACTGCTGGGTTTGTTACTGCCGAAATTAAAGGACGGAATCAAGGAAACCGTTATGCAAGGGCTTGGCTTATCTGTTGTTGTATTAGGCTTTTCCATGGCTTTGAAGTCGGACAACTTTCTGGTCGTCATCGCGTGTCTGGTGGCAGGAGGAATTGCGGGTGAGTTACTGCGGATTGATAAGGGGTTACAATGGTTGGGGACGCAACTGGAACGCCTTGTCGGAAATGGGGGTTCAGGTAAAGTCGCCACGGGGTTTGTTACGACAACTTTAATTTATTGCATCGGAGCTATGGCTGTTCTGGGGTCGCTGCAAAGCGGCATGGAGCAGGAACATAGTATTCTTTATACTAAATCGATGCTGGACGGGTTCTCGGCGGTCATTTTTGCTTCTACATTAGGGGTAGGCGTCCTGTTTTCCGCGATACCGGTGTTCATCTATCAAGGCATCATCGCATTGGCCGCCACTTGGATTGCGCTGGCTTTCGGCGATGTCATGCTGAACGAAATGATTACGCAAATTACCGCGGTAGGCGGTATTCTGATTATAGGAATCGGCTTGAATGTGCTCGAGATCAAAAAAGTCAATGTTGCCAACTTACTTCCGGCGATTGTGATGGCGGCTTTGTCTGTACCCGTTATGGCGTTGTGGAATTAA
- a CDS encoding sporulation protein YjcZ, translating into MTANCGAGGGYGIGTSVGAILVLYILLVIILKGFYY; encoded by the coding sequence ATGACAGCAAACTGTGGAGCAGGCGGCGGTTACGGAATTGGAACTTCCGTTGGCGCGATTCTTGTACTTTACATCCTTTTGGTTATCATCTTGAAAGGATTTTACTACTAA
- a CDS encoding UDP-glucose--hexose-1-phosphate uridylyltransferase, translating into MTGTETVLHSADVQQAALQIERLLAFAQRRGLVDELDVIPSRNALLDLFGIPEPYAGAPLPEESLDSPVEVLEALLDYAASAGLLEADTLTHRDLMDARIMGLLMPRQSEVVRRFRDTTETRGIEAATDAYYQFSTDSNYIRMDRIRKNQYWLTETPYGELEITVNLSKPEKDPREIALLKNVQQSNYPSCLLCVENVGYAGRLNHPARQNHRVIPLTLTEEAWNFQFSPYVYYNEHSIIFHNEHVPMKMSSKTFARLLDFLDSFPHYFIGSNADLPIVGGSILNHDHFQGGRHTFAMERAKTVTSFSHRDYPGVKGFIVEWPMSVIRLSGQDKESLLKLASSVFAHWCDYSHPMLDIAAYTETDGTRTPHNTITPIARRNAAGEYELDLVLRNNRTSQEHPDGIFHPHQDLHHIKKENIGLIEVMGLAVLPGRLKEELEQISAILTGAKELSEGLKQDPEHPLYKHTEWIRAMVTSYGTSMQADEAEAAVRKEVGLKFLQVLEDAGVYKQDLPGQAAFRRFMVHAGFEETKS; encoded by the coding sequence ATGACTGGAACGGAAACCGTTCTTCATTCAGCTGATGTGCAACAAGCCGCTCTTCAGATCGAACGCCTCTTGGCATTCGCACAGCGGCGCGGTCTCGTGGATGAATTAGACGTCATCCCGTCGCGCAACGCGCTGCTCGATCTGTTCGGCATTCCTGAACCTTATGCCGGTGCCCCGCTGCCGGAGGAATCGCTGGATTCCCCGGTCGAGGTGTTGGAAGCGTTACTGGATTACGCGGCGTCCGCCGGATTGCTGGAAGCCGACACCCTGACACACCGCGATTTAATGGATGCGCGTATTATGGGGCTGCTGATGCCGCGCCAATCGGAGGTAGTGCGGCGTTTCCGGGACACAACGGAAACTCGCGGCATTGAAGCGGCAACGGATGCATATTATCAATTCTCTACGGATTCCAACTACATTCGAATGGACCGTATTCGCAAAAATCAGTATTGGCTTACGGAAACGCCGTATGGCGAACTGGAAATCACGGTCAACCTGTCGAAGCCGGAGAAGGATCCGCGCGAAATCGCGCTGCTGAAGAATGTGCAGCAATCCAACTACCCTTCCTGCTTGCTCTGTGTAGAGAATGTCGGATACGCGGGCCGCTTGAACCATCCGGCTCGCCAGAACCACCGCGTCATTCCGCTTACGCTTACGGAAGAGGCCTGGAATTTCCAATTCTCGCCCTACGTGTACTATAACGAGCACAGCATCATCTTCCATAATGAGCACGTTCCGATGAAGATGTCTTCCAAAACGTTCGCGCGACTGCTCGATTTCCTGGACAGCTTCCCGCATTATTTCATAGGATCGAATGCGGATTTACCGATTGTGGGCGGTTCCATCCTGAACCATGATCATTTCCAGGGCGGCCGTCATACCTTCGCGATGGAGCGCGCCAAGACGGTTACGTCTTTCAGTCACCGGGATTACCCCGGCGTGAAAGGATTCATCGTGGAATGGCCGATGTCCGTCATCCGCTTGTCCGGTCAGGACAAGGAATCGTTGCTGAAGCTTGCTTCAAGCGTGTTCGCCCATTGGTGCGACTACAGCCATCCCATGCTGGATATCGCGGCTTACACGGAAACGGACGGAACCCGAACACCTCATAACACAATCACGCCGATCGCCCGGCGCAACGCGGCCGGGGAATATGAGTTGGACTTGGTTCTTCGCAACAACCGGACCTCGCAGGAGCATCCGGACGGCATTTTCCATCCGCATCAGGACTTGCATCATATTAAGAAGGAAAACATCGGTCTGATCGAAGTGATGGGTCTTGCCGTTCTGCCCGGACGGCTGAAAGAGGAATTAGAGCAGATTAGCGCGATTCTGACGGGTGCCAAGGAGCTAAGCGAAGGGTTGAAGCAAGACCCCGAGCATCCGCTTTACAAGCATACTGAGTGGATTCGGGCTATGGTGACATCTTACGGCACAAGCATGCAGGCTGATGAAGCAGAAGCGGCTGTTCGCAAAGAAGTCGGATTAAAGTTTCTCCAAGTGTTGGAGGATGCCGGCGTCTACAAGCAGGACCTGCCCGGACAGGCGGCATTCCGACGCTTCATGGTTCACGCGGGCTTTGAGGAAACAAAATCATAG
- the galE gene encoding UDP-glucose 4-epimerase GalE, which translates to MAILVTGGAGYIGSHTVAELLERGEEVVIVDNLQQGHEQAILGGKLYVGDLRDADFMDAVFKENAIDAVIHFAANSLVGESMKQPAKYYHNNVYGTLCLLEKMNEYNVKRIVFSSTAATYGEPENVPIRETDRNLPTNTYGETKLAMEKMMKWFDTGHDIKYVSLRYFNAAGAHAGGQIGEDHQPETHLIPIILQVALGQREHISVFGEDYPTADGTCIRDYIHVTDLADAHILAVEKLRKGGDSAIYNLGSGNGFSVKEVIEVAREVTGHPIPMVVEPRRAGDPASLIASSERIKSELGWNPKRAEMKDIIASAWAWHQANPNGYGDQ; encoded by the coding sequence ATGGCTATTCTGGTAACAGGCGGAGCGGGATATATCGGTTCTCATACGGTGGCTGAACTGCTCGAACGCGGCGAAGAAGTTGTGATTGTCGATAATTTGCAGCAAGGTCATGAACAAGCCATTCTGGGCGGCAAATTGTATGTCGGGGATCTGCGGGATGCGGATTTTATGGACGCGGTGTTCAAAGAGAATGCCATTGACGCGGTCATTCATTTCGCGGCCAATTCTCTTGTAGGCGAAAGCATGAAGCAACCGGCCAAATATTATCACAACAACGTGTACGGCACGCTGTGTCTCTTGGAGAAGATGAACGAATACAACGTCAAGCGCATCGTATTCTCATCCACGGCTGCCACTTACGGGGAACCTGAGAATGTGCCGATTCGCGAAACGGATCGCAACCTGCCGACGAACACTTACGGCGAAACCAAGCTGGCGATGGAGAAAATGATGAAATGGTTCGACACGGGCCATGACATCAAGTATGTTTCCCTGCGTTACTTCAACGCAGCCGGCGCCCATGCGGGCGGGCAAATCGGAGAAGATCACCAACCGGAGACGCATCTGATTCCGATTATTCTTCAAGTCGCGCTGGGACAACGCGAGCACATCTCGGTGTTCGGCGAAGATTACCCGACGGCCGACGGCACGTGCATCCGCGATTACATCCATGTGACGGACTTGGCGGATGCCCATATCCTTGCTGTGGAGAAACTTCGCAAAGGCGGCGACAGCGCGATTTATAACCTGGGCAGCGGTAACGGCTTCTCCGTGAAAGAGGTCATCGAAGTGGCCCGCGAAGTGACCGGCCACCCGATCCCGATGGTCGTGGAACCGCGCCGCGCGGGAGATCCCGCTTCGCTCATTGCCTCCTCGGAGCGGATCAAGAGCGAGCTCGGCTGGAATCCGAAGCGCGCCGAGATGAAAGACATTATCGCAAGCGCATGGGCTTGGCATCAAGCGAACCCGAACGGATACGGAGATCAATAA
- a CDS encoding galactokinase translates to MADIQLLTDKFTEIFKGDAQGVRVFNAPGRVNLIGEHTDYNGGYVFPAALTFGTTMLIRKRDDKEIHFASTNFPATVTVNADEIVYDEAHDWTNYPKGVIKHLQNRGFTFGGYDVLFHGEIPNGAGLSSSASLEVVTGYGFMAMENHGIDTVALALVSQEAENQFVGVNCGIMDQFAVANGRENHAILLMCDTLEYSLVPFDSKAYKIVIGNTNKRRGLVDSAYNERRAQCEKAVEYLQGAFPEVTLLGQLTLNQFNEHKHLIPDEVVKKRAQHVVEEIDRVLKSVEALKGGDLERFGQLMNGSHDSLRDLYEVTGHELDSLVAATRTVPGVLGSRMTGAGFGGCTVSLVHEDHVEEFIETVGEKYTEATGLKADFYVCTIGDGVKEMEREV, encoded by the coding sequence GTGGCTGATATCCAATTACTAACCGACAAATTTACTGAAATTTTCAAAGGCGATGCCCAAGGCGTTCGTGTATTTAACGCGCCTGGCCGGGTAAATCTCATCGGAGAACATACAGATTACAACGGAGGCTACGTGTTTCCGGCAGCTTTAACTTTCGGCACGACCATGCTGATTCGTAAGAGGGATGACAAGGAAATTCATTTCGCTTCCACCAATTTCCCTGCTACAGTAACTGTAAACGCGGATGAGATTGTGTACGACGAAGCCCATGACTGGACCAACTACCCTAAAGGCGTTATCAAGCATCTCCAGAACCGCGGCTTCACATTCGGCGGATACGACGTGCTGTTCCACGGCGAGATTCCGAACGGCGCGGGTCTCTCCTCCTCAGCTTCGCTCGAGGTTGTAACAGGCTACGGCTTCATGGCGATGGAGAACCACGGCATCGATACGGTCGCCCTCGCTCTGGTCAGCCAGGAAGCGGAGAACCAGTTCGTCGGCGTCAACTGCGGCATCATGGATCAATTCGCTGTGGCCAACGGCCGTGAGAACCATGCGATCTTGCTGATGTGCGATACGCTGGAGTACAGCTTGGTTCCTTTTGACAGCAAAGCTTATAAGATCGTCATCGGCAACACGAACAAGCGCAGAGGCTTGGTGGATTCCGCTTATAACGAACGCCGAGCGCAGTGCGAGAAGGCAGTTGAATATCTGCAAGGCGCTTTCCCTGAGGTTACGCTACTCGGTCAGCTGACGCTGAATCAATTTAATGAGCATAAGCATCTCATCCCGGATGAAGTGGTGAAGAAGCGCGCGCAGCATGTCGTGGAAGAAATCGACCGTGTGCTGAAATCGGTAGAGGCGCTGAAGGGCGGCGACCTGGAACGTTTCGGTCAACTGATGAACGGTTCTCACGATTCGCTTCGGGATCTGTATGAAGTTACGGGTCATGAACTGGATTCTCTGGTTGCCGCGACGCGCACCGTACCGGGTGTGCTTGGTTCCCGCATGACGGGCGCGGGCTTCGGCGGATGCACGGTTTCCCTTGTCCATGAAGATCATGTCGAGGAATTCATCGAAACAGTAGGCGAGAAATATACCGAAGCTACCGGCTTGAAGGCAGATTTCTATGTGTGTACCATCGGCGACGGCGTCAAAGAAATGGAGCGTGAAGTGTAA
- a CDS encoding AraC family transcriptional regulator, which produces MRTESYYVVSNPSVAVKDQGLRVLFAGHSQTKPGHKNGPKVFDFFLVHYVKSGKGVFTCLGKHYELQAGDSFFIKPGRLVTYQADAQDPWEYRWIACAGEAAEAMFDEAGISSHTPVIRVAGNRWFPVLFNQMERTLKEKGDNVNRKTIGYWHLLLAEYQEAQSPKRDAGPDVFDEIGQTVQAAVQYLSTQYSEAVTIEMMAESLGYNRAYLSKIFKQRMQESPVTFLLHIRLDKARLLIRERMELTLEQIASSVGFGDALYFSKQFKKRFSLSPSAYRREMERMEE; this is translated from the coding sequence ATGCGTACTGAGAGTTATTATGTGGTGTCCAACCCTTCGGTTGCGGTGAAAGATCAGGGGTTACGGGTGCTTTTTGCGGGACATAGCCAAACCAAGCCGGGGCATAAGAACGGTCCGAAAGTGTTTGATTTCTTTCTTGTGCACTACGTAAAGTCGGGGAAAGGGGTTTTCACCTGTCTGGGTAAACATTATGAGTTGCAGGCGGGCGACAGCTTCTTCATTAAACCGGGCAGGCTGGTTACTTATCAGGCCGATGCTCAGGATCCATGGGAATACCGTTGGATTGCTTGCGCGGGGGAGGCGGCAGAGGCGATGTTCGATGAAGCCGGTATCTCATCGCATACACCGGTCATTCGAGTGGCGGGGAATCGGTGGTTTCCGGTGTTGTTTAACCAGATGGAGCGGACGTTGAAGGAGAAGGGCGACAATGTGAACAGGAAGACAATCGGCTATTGGCATCTGCTGCTGGCGGAGTATCAGGAAGCGCAGAGTCCGAAGCGGGATGCGGGACCGGACGTGTTTGACGAGATTGGACAGACCGTGCAGGCGGCGGTTCAATATTTGAGCACCCAGTACTCGGAAGCCGTGACGATTGAGATGATGGCGGAGAGCTTGGGGTATAACCGGGCCTATTTGTCCAAAATCTTCAAGCAACGCATGCAAGAAAGCCCCGTCACGTTCCTGCTTCACATCAGGCTGGATAAGGCGCGCCTGTTGATTCGGGAACGGATGGAGCTGACGCTGGAGCAGATCGCGTCCTCCGTCGGTTTTGGCGATGCGCTCTATTTCTCGAAGCAGTTCAAGAAGCGGTTTAGCCTTTCCCCTTCGGCCTATCGCCGGGAGATGGAGCGGATGGAGGAATGA
- a CDS encoding RDD family protein — translation MTVNEPAGFWIRLGALLLDALIIALPLSLIILIITGGRHSEENISEILSFLYNLLTPVFWNGYTVGKRICGIRIVKVNDGASPGLGTMLLRNVVAYLVYVFTFGIAVIVSVIMVAVREDKRSLHDFIAGTMVIRD, via the coding sequence ATGACCGTGAATGAACCGGCTGGGTTCTGGATTCGGCTAGGAGCATTGTTGCTTGACGCGCTGATCATAGCGCTGCCGCTGTCTTTAATAATATTGATTATCACGGGAGGGAGGCACTCGGAAGAAAATATATCCGAAATATTGTCGTTTCTATATAACTTGCTTACACCTGTCTTTTGGAACGGCTATACCGTGGGCAAACGAATATGCGGGATTCGGATCGTCAAGGTTAATGACGGAGCTTCGCCGGGCTTAGGAACGATGTTATTGCGGAACGTAGTTGCCTACTTGGTATATGTCTTTACTTTCGGAATTGCCGTCATCGTAAGTGTGATTATGGTGGCTGTCCGGGAAGATAAACGTTCACTTCATGATTTCATAGCGGGGACAATGGTTATAAGGGATTAA
- a CDS encoding TVP38/TMEM64 family protein, producing MGELVWNHWGERMDWLRHLSEIDMEDIRSFMDHYRSYGPLPGILLPFLEAFIPALPLWVFIIANASAYGLLLGFLYSYIGVCAGCFVVFWIFRKFGNRLRGFVTRKMPHTQKFFDWMENKGFTPLFLLCCFPFTPSFFLVIVSGLSTVTFQTFALAILCGKAVMIFIIAFLGHDIPSLLQQPWRLVLVGGAVTALWWGGKKLEARYKLQ from the coding sequence ATGGGAGAATTGGTGTGGAATCATTGGGGTGAGCGAATGGATTGGCTTCGACATTTATCTGAGATCGACATGGAAGATATCCGGTCGTTTATGGACCACTATCGGTCATACGGGCCGTTGCCGGGTATCTTATTACCTTTTTTGGAAGCGTTTATTCCGGCGTTGCCATTATGGGTTTTTATTATCGCTAATGCATCCGCATACGGTTTGTTGCTGGGCTTCTTGTACTCGTACATAGGCGTCTGCGCGGGATGCTTTGTGGTATTCTGGATTTTCCGCAAGTTCGGCAACCGCCTGAGAGGGTTTGTCACGCGGAAGATGCCGCATACGCAGAAGTTTTTTGATTGGATGGAGAATAAGGGATTTACGCCGCTGTTTCTCTTATGCTGTTTCCCGTTTACGCCTTCTTTCTTTCTGGTTATCGTTTCGGGGTTGAGTACGGTGACGTTTCAAACGTTCGCTCTGGCCATACTGTGCGGGAAAGCCGTGATGATCTTTATCATCGCCTTTTTGGGCCATGATATTCCCTCCCTGCTGCAACAGCCTTGGCGGCTCGTGTTGGTCGGCGGCGCGGTAACCGCGTTGTGGTGGGGCGGCAAGAAGCTGGAGGCGCGGTATAAGTTGCAGTAG
- a CDS encoding MFS transporter, with protein MSLFRNLKLGKEMALFSIILFLVEFVRGAALISFIPIYGEKALGLSLGIIGIAITAHYVTDTALKMFIGYLLDRFSVRFVVHTGLFISFVGLFLIHYASYAWVFIVAAAIYGIGISPIWIVCLTKVSNENRATQMGLLYTIWLIGLGAGPVAANFIMDVSYAFTFWLLVGLSLLAWFLSLRITNVKTTDVKPMPMREQFSLLFDRLKQMKLLLPGMVLQTLGASMLVPILPGFAEAELGLSSTQYSYLLMAGGGFTVLGLIPMGRLSDALGKKWFLVLGFGIFGFGLYSIATAQPGLWISIMWAVVLGISYAAVLPAWNALLAYYVPPMQQGLGWGIFSTVEGIGVMIGPALGGVLASWYGTSTTVLISAILFAVIGVFYIFFPFEAFKGERNA; from the coding sequence TTGAGTCTTTTTCGTAATTTGAAGCTTGGCAAAGAAATGGCTCTGTTCTCCATCATTCTGTTTCTGGTTGAATTTGTGCGGGGTGCCGCTTTAATCAGTTTCATTCCTATTTATGGGGAAAAGGCGCTTGGTCTGTCCTTAGGGATCATCGGTATTGCAATCACAGCCCATTATGTAACAGATACCGCGCTCAAAATGTTCATCGGCTACTTACTGGACCGCTTCTCTGTTCGGTTTGTCGTACATACGGGTTTGTTCATTTCGTTCGTCGGGTTGTTTCTGATTCATTACGCGTCCTACGCCTGGGTATTCATCGTTGCCGCAGCGATTTATGGCATCGGCATTTCCCCGATCTGGATCGTCTGTCTCACCAAAGTATCCAATGAGAATCGAGCGACCCAGATGGGATTGCTCTATACGATTTGGCTTATCGGCCTCGGCGCGGGTCCGGTTGCGGCGAACTTCATCATGGACGTCAGTTACGCATTCACGTTCTGGCTGTTGGTTGGATTGTCTTTATTAGCTTGGTTCCTTTCCCTGCGAATTACGAATGTGAAGACGACAGATGTCAAACCGATGCCGATGCGGGAACAATTCTCCCTTCTCTTCGACCGGTTGAAGCAGATGAAGCTGCTGCTGCCGGGCATGGTGCTGCAAACGTTGGGGGCCAGCATGCTCGTGCCGATTTTGCCTGGCTTTGCGGAGGCGGAGTTGGGCTTGTCGAGCACGCAATATTCCTATTTATTGATGGCTGGCGGCGGATTTACGGTGTTGGGCTTGATTCCGATGGGAAGGCTGTCCGATGCGTTGGGCAAAAAGTGGTTCCTCGTCCTCGGATTCGGCATCTTCGGATTCGGATTATATTCCATTGCTACGGCGCAGCCGGGACTGTGGATCAGTATCATGTGGGCTGTGGTGCTGGGGATTTCTTACGCGGCGGTGTTGCCGGCTTGGAACGCGTTGCTCGCTTATTATGTGCCGCCCATGCAACAAGGCTTGGGTTGGGGTATCTTCTCTACGGTGGAGGGCATCGGCGTCATGATCGGCCCGGCCTTAGGCGGCGTGTTGGCGAGCTGGTACGGCACCTCGACTACGGTGCTTATTAGTGCTATACTATTCGCCGTAATCGGAGTTTTCTATATTTTCTTTCCGTTTGAGGCTTTCAAGGGAGAACGTAACGCTTAA